The window TATTTCAAAAAACACCCAGCGTTCCTTCACTGGAAAGCTAAAACTTTCCAGCAAATCTTTACTTGATGATAAACAGAAAAAGGCTGTGGAATCGGTTTTCAAAAATCAGATAACAATTCTGACTGGAGGACCGGGAACCGGCAAAACTACTGTTATCAAAACTGTCATTCAGCAATGGGAAAGATCGGCTGATAATGCTAATTCGGAAAAAAATTTCAATCAGACAAAAAAATTGGTTTTATTGGCTGCTCCCACTGGTCGCGCTGCGGCCCGTATTACAGAAGTGACTGGCCGGCAGGCCGTTACGATTCATCACTTGCTTGGAGCAACTTCCGATGGATACTTTGATTTTGATGAAAATAATCAATTACAGGCCGGACTGATTGTAATCGATGAAATGTCGATGGTTGATTTACAACTTTTTCAACATTTTTTAAGAGCACTACCCAACGGTTGTCGTTTATTGCTGGTTGGTGATAAAGATCAGCTTCCATCTGTTGGCGCCGGGCAAATTTTGACCGATTTAATTCTTAGCGATCAATTTAAAACAATTGAGTTGCAGATTAATCATCGACAGACAAAAGGATCTGGGATTGATCTTTTATCGCAAGATTTAAAACGGGGAATTGTCGATCAAAAAATGTTTGAAAATGGTAATGACATCTCTTTCTTTTCACTTGAAGAATATCAATTGGAAAAAGGAATCAGTCGAATTTTGGCTGCAGCAATGCGTTTTGGAATTAAAAAGGAGGATTTACAAATCATCACTCCGACTAATCGGCTTGTTGAACTGTTGAACCAACTGGCGCGGCCATATTTAATTGATCGGGATATTCAAATTGATGATTTGTCGACTGCTTTTTTGGCTGGGGATCGGGTTATGCAACAAGAGAACAATCCAGAGAAAAGTGTTAACAATGGCGATATTGGCTATGTGCTTGCGGCTCATTTGACCGGGCCACTCCGTTCACGTTTTCTATCGGTCGATTTTTTTGGCAATACGGTCATGTACAAAGAAAACGAAATTAATCAGTTGCGGCTTAGTTATGCATCAACGGTCCATAAGGCTCAAGGCAGTGAATTTAGAAACGTTATTTTTGTTTTAACGAGTACTTTCAATAATTTTGTGACGAGAAATCTGGTTTACACCGGTGTTACGCGTGCTGAGAAATCGTTGATTTTAATCGGCAGCCAAAAAGCTTTTACCGATGCAATCAATAATCCGACCCCTTTACGACAAACGAATCTAGTAAAATTACTAAACGGTGTCGATAATCCTGTAACACTAACGACCAAAAAAGAGACAGATAAGTCTCCCGATTATGTTTTGAGCAAAGAATTGATTGAAAATAATCAGATCGATCCAATGATTGGGATGAGTGGAATCAAACCAAGCGACTTTATTAAATAATTATGAATACTTTTCCTTTAACAATTAAATCAAATGCCTTTTTTGGCAGCTGGATCGAGAATTCGGCAAATAAACAAATTTTTTCAACAAATCTTGGTGCTGAAATTTGGTTAAAAAGTAACCACTGTTCAAAAATTATCTTTGATTGGCCGAATAAGACTTTAGGCAAAGATCGATCAAGAATTCTTATTTCAATTGATGGAGACGATTTTTACTCGCAGACTTTGTCTGATCATAGTATTCAAATTGATTTAAATCCTAATTCAGATCATTTAATTAGAATTATGACTCAAGCGATCACTTTTGTGAGAGCACAAAGTTGGAATCTTTCTGAATTTTTCCTTTTAAAAAAAATCAGTTTT of the Oenococcus sp. UCMA 16435 genome contains:
- a CDS encoding ATP-dependent RecD-like DNA helicase, giving the protein MAQLVASIKRSFFKNSGNNYAVFLAKVSNDDFDWEETEITLTGEIADLKVGESYEFSGQLTVHPKYGKQFNVSDYQTVLPDDNDGLIDFLSSDLFEGVGRKTAEKIVDNFGGESLDTIVNAPDQVKSLGLKKKQIENIRTVLLSNKEKTKAIAQSSQYGLNQSLIERLFDQFGSDFTNLLSENPYQLIGQVDGFTFQDAQQIARFNNLNNQKDQIDGAIIFSLLTAAQESGDTYLSKDQIIIAVSKLLESGPGFFDQEIFTEIESLQSGSKLIISENRISLSEYYRLEESVIDDLKRISKNTQRSFTGKLKLSSKSLLDDKQKKAVESVFKNQITILTGGPGTGKTTVIKTVIQQWERSADNANSEKNFNQTKKLVLLAAPTGRAAARITEVTGRQAVTIHHLLGATSDGYFDFDENNQLQAGLIVIDEMSMVDLQLFQHFLRALPNGCRLLLVGDKDQLPSVGAGQILTDLILSDQFKTIELQINHRQTKGSGIDLLSQDLKRGIVDQKMFENGNDISFFSLEEYQLEKGISRILAAAMRFGIKKEDLQIITPTNRLVELLNQLARPYLIDRDIQIDDLSTAFLAGDRVMQQENNPEKSVNNGDIGYVLAAHLTGPLRSRFLSVDFFGNTVMYKENEINQLRLSYASTVHKAQGSEFRNVIFVLTSTFNNFVTRNLVYTGVTRAEKSLILIGSQKAFTDAINNPTPLRQTNLVKLLNGVDNPVTLTTKKETDKSPDYVLSKELIENNQIDPMIGMSGIKPSDFIK